The Methanoregula sp. region CGCCATAGCGGGCGCGCTTCTCGACCACAGCAGGACGGGCATCAATGGAAACCTGGTTCGGAATGGTGCCGCGTCTTTCACGACCGCCATAGCGCTTCTTCCTGGCTTTCTGGCAGCGCAAAGTAAGGTGCAGGTCTCCACCAGCGCGTTTGTCTGCATAGATGCGCTGATAGATGCATTCGTGGCTGACTGTCGCTTGACCATTGACGGCCAGGTAACCAGAGATTTGTTCAGGGCTCCATAGCGCGACGAGCTTAGCTTCGACAAAATGCCAGGTCTTGGCTGCAACTCGCCGACTATTATTTGATTCTTGCATGCGCCGCATCGCACAAACGTGAGCTTGTGCTGGCCGGTAGCCGCGATGGCCTCGATTGCGTCTCAACTCGCGGCTGATAGTCGATTTGTTTCGCCTCATCAGTTTCGCAATGGCACTCTGGTCATGTCCTGCTTGTTTAAGAATGTAAATTTGGTATCGTTCGTCTTGGGTGAGATGTGTATAGGTCATTTCG contains the following coding sequences:
- a CDS encoding IS30 family transposase, with the protein product MTYTHLTQDERYQIYILKQAGHDQSAIAKLMRRNKSTISRELRRNRGHRGYRPAQAHVCAMRRMQESNNSRRVAAKTWHFVEAKLVALWSPEQISGYLAVNGQATVSHECIYQRIYADKRAGGDLHLTLRCQKARKKRYGGRERRGTIPNQVSIDARPAVVEKRARYGDWEGDTVIGANHQQALVTLNERKSRYTLIGKVTHKTALAVSNTMISLLTPFADCVHTLTTDNGKEFAQHERIAKEIDAKFYFAHPYSSWERGANENMNGLIRQFFPKKMRFESITEKDVRFAMDSLNHRPRKCLNYKTPHEVFSRP